A part of Pseudoalteromonas arctica A 37-1-2 genomic DNA contains:
- a CDS encoding GNAT family N-acetyltransferase codes for MYIVELLDGLKVPLVNKFYKKHNVRGRANKQDKVWVTYYNNEIVAACRLQDKTEFLFLSTVFVALEHRGKGVAKQLLSTLLKSQDKMINTFAYKNVVDLYCAIGFNQVLTYTLALQVLFDTYKHRNIVALEYP; via the coding sequence ATGTATATAGTTGAGTTGCTGGATGGGCTAAAAGTTCCACTCGTTAATAAATTTTATAAAAAACATAATGTAAGAGGGCGGGCTAATAAACAAGATAAGGTATGGGTTACTTACTATAATAATGAAATAGTTGCAGCATGTAGGTTGCAAGATAAAACAGAGTTCTTATTTTTATCTACCGTGTTTGTTGCGCTGGAACATCGCGGTAAAGGTGTTGCTAAACAGCTATTATCAACACTCTTAAAGTCGCAAGATAAGATGATTAATACCTTCGCATATAAAAACGTAGTTGATTTATATTGTGCTATTGGTTTTAACCAGGTGTTAACATATACTCTTGCTTTACAAGTACTTTTTGATACTTACAAACATCGAAATATAGTCGCTCTAGAGTACCCATAA
- a CDS encoding DUF3283 family protein, with amino-acid sequence MSFNLCLLPREEKYQIQLDYEASFWAYQIKRNKKTREQVYNTIHSRPMAEQMVLKQKFEQYLALMLS; translated from the coding sequence GTGAGTTTTAATTTATGCCTATTGCCACGTGAAGAAAAATACCAAATTCAGTTAGATTATGAAGCGTCTTTTTGGGCGTATCAAATTAAGCGAAATAAAAAAACGAGAGAGCAAGTTTATAATACAATCCATAGCCGTCCAATGGCTGAACAAATGGTTTTGAAGCAAAAATTTGAGCAGTATTTAGCGCTAATGCTTAGCTAA
- a CDS encoding substrate-binding periplasmic protein — translation MNRHFSILLLLVNLFFSASCFSHQYNLTFNRPQSTPQADYALELLKLAYADIGFKIHIIDFSHQNALLAANNGVLDGQLGRDASVEENYENLIRVDYELFKFDLVLYKNCLPSSLEQLDSVAIVDGYPVQEHYLASTQFAGNIIKVKSMNTQLNLLAQKKVQGALMINFIMQNNELPSPQGCFVKEVLNTYPLYHYLNKRNENLVEKLKMSLINLTNNGTVYALRAKYGLSF, via the coding sequence ATGAATAGACATTTTAGTATCTTGTTATTATTGGTAAATTTATTTTTTAGTGCCTCTTGTTTTAGTCATCAATACAACCTCACTTTTAATCGTCCGCAAAGTACACCACAAGCTGATTATGCCTTAGAGTTATTAAAGTTAGCATACGCAGATATCGGTTTTAAAATACATATAATCGATTTTAGCCACCAAAATGCTTTGCTAGCTGCAAATAATGGCGTACTTGATGGGCAGTTAGGAAGAGATGCAAGCGTTGAAGAAAATTACGAAAACTTAATTAGGGTCGATTATGAGCTATTTAAGTTTGACTTAGTATTATATAAAAACTGTTTACCTAGCAGTTTAGAACAGCTCGATAGCGTCGCAATTGTTGATGGCTACCCTGTCCAAGAACATTATTTAGCAAGCACACAGTTTGCAGGGAATATTATTAAAGTTAAAAGCATGAATACCCAACTTAATTTGCTTGCTCAGAAAAAAGTACAGGGAGCTTTAATGATTAATTTTATAATGCAAAACAATGAGCTCCCGTCACCTCAAGGTTGCTTTGTAAAAGAAGTGCTGAATACTTATCCGCTTTATCATTATTTAAATAAGCGTAATGAAAACTTGGTAGAAAAGCTTAAAATGTCATTAATTAACTTAACTAACAATGGCACTGTGTACGCACTAAGAGCCAAGTATGGATTAAGCTTTTAA
- a CDS encoding DUF1289 domain-containing protein yields MQQIEIFDIPSPCKSICLVNNRGYCKGCYRSRDERFSWNTLTNDQKKKVLSLCQQRYKRYLQKKQQNAVPSTQAQQQGFDF; encoded by the coding sequence ATGCAACAAATTGAAATATTTGATATTCCAAGTCCTTGCAAGAGTATTTGCTTAGTTAATAACAGAGGGTATTGCAAAGGGTGTTATCGTAGTCGGGATGAACGCTTTTCGTGGAATACCTTAACTAACGACCAAAAAAAGAAGGTGCTTAGTTTGTGCCAGCAGCGCTACAAACGTTATCTTCAAAAAAAGCAGCAAAATGCAGTGCCAAGCACACAGGCGCAGCAGCAAGGGTTCGACTTTTAA
- a CDS encoding 1-acyl-sn-glycerol-3-phosphate acyltransferase produces MSELEDKYADIRPYNDDEVAASLTRLINDDAFIDVIAKYNLPRFLSAVPFIARPMVRSQLRKKWGKVSTVEDVQNEVAQYLDKLVKRTTSKVTFSGLEQLDANQAYLFISNHRDIVLDPALVNWGLYQHKMKTVRIAIGDNLLQIPYITELMRLNKSFIVKRSAKAPKEMLKALTQLSSYIYDSVVGGNSIWIAQKEGRAKDGFDQTDPALLKMLQLNGRKQKKEFGDYIKELKIVPVSISYQYEPCAIAKAKELYHKQHHGEYVKSAGEDIASIVEGFSTAKGHVHLAFGQPIESKCDSAEELAKTIDRQIVDSFYLHPGNYIAGGCKDAVIDSPDTATFEQRLACVPEELKPLVLAMYAKPFHRKTEINTNSCEH; encoded by the coding sequence ATGAGTGAATTAGAAGATAAATACGCAGATATACGCCCATACAACGACGACGAAGTTGCGGCGTCGCTTACACGTTTAATTAACGATGATGCGTTTATTGATGTAATAGCAAAGTATAATTTACCGCGCTTTTTATCGGCAGTGCCTTTTATTGCGCGTCCAATGGTAAGAAGTCAGTTACGCAAAAAATGGGGCAAAGTTAGCACCGTTGAAGATGTGCAAAATGAAGTGGCACAATACTTAGATAAACTAGTGAAACGCACCACATCAAAAGTTACCTTTTCTGGGTTAGAACAGTTAGATGCTAACCAGGCCTATTTATTTATTTCAAACCACAGAGACATAGTGCTTGATCCTGCATTAGTTAACTGGGGTTTATACCAACATAAAATGAAAACAGTGCGTATTGCTATTGGCGATAATTTATTGCAAATACCTTACATTACTGAGCTTATGCGTCTAAATAAAAGCTTTATAGTTAAGCGCTCTGCTAAAGCACCAAAAGAGATGTTAAAAGCACTGACTCAATTATCGTCATACATTTACGATTCTGTGGTCGGTGGAAATTCTATTTGGATTGCGCAAAAAGAAGGGCGTGCAAAAGACGGTTTTGATCAAACTGATCCTGCGCTTTTAAAAATGCTGCAATTAAATGGGCGTAAACAAAAGAAAGAGTTTGGCGATTATATTAAAGAGTTAAAAATAGTGCCTGTTTCTATTTCTTATCAATATGAGCCGTGTGCAATTGCTAAAGCCAAAGAGCTTTACCACAAGCAACATCATGGTGAGTACGTTAAATCGGCTGGTGAAGATATTGCGAGCATTGTTGAAGGCTTTAGTACTGCTAAAGGGCACGTGCATTTAGCATTTGGGCAACCAATTGAATCTAAATGTGATAGTGCTGAAGAGCTTGCTAAAACAATTGATAGGCAAATTGTTGATTCGTTTTATTTACACCCAGGCAATTACATCGCTGGTGGTTGTAAAGATGCGGTAATAGACTCTCCTGATACAGCGACATTTGAACAACGTTTAGCTTGTGTACCTGAAGAGTTAAAACCATTAGTGCTAGCTATGTACGCTAAGCCATTTCACCGTAAAACAGAGATAAATACTAATAGCTGTGAACATTAA
- a CDS encoding D-2-hydroxyacid dehydrogenase codes for MNITILDNATLAKTSLTGIEQLGKLTTYELTSPEQVIEHCQGADVLITNKAVLNRDTISKLTQLKLICVSATGTNNVDLEAAKEFGIAVTNVAGYSTPSVVQHTFSLITNLLGNTHRYQADCQQGAWQKSEIFCILDYSFNDLQGKTFAIIGGGTLGKGVAKVAEAFGANVIVAERKGVACRDGRTPFEDVIKTADIISVHCPLTDETRDLIALNELKMMKPSAIIINTARGGIINESDLATALEQNLIAGAGVDVLTKEPAELSNPLANYKGNNLLLTPHIAWASTESIVRLINEVSLNIAAFNKGESRNRLV; via the coding sequence ATGAACATTACTATTCTTGATAACGCAACGTTAGCTAAAACGTCTCTTACTGGTATTGAACAACTTGGTAAATTAACGACTTATGAACTTACTAGCCCAGAGCAAGTTATTGAACATTGCCAAGGTGCTGATGTATTAATCACTAATAAAGCCGTTTTAAATCGCGACACTATTAGCAAACTTACACAGCTTAAATTAATTTGTGTAAGTGCAACTGGTACTAATAATGTTGATCTAGAAGCCGCTAAAGAATTTGGTATTGCCGTAACTAATGTAGCTGGCTATTCAACACCTTCTGTTGTTCAACATACATTTTCTTTAATTACTAACTTACTGGGTAACACACACCGCTATCAGGCGGATTGCCAGCAAGGCGCGTGGCAAAAAAGTGAAATATTTTGCATACTCGATTACAGCTTTAACGACTTACAAGGTAAAACATTTGCCATTATAGGCGGTGGTACGCTAGGTAAAGGCGTTGCTAAAGTGGCTGAGGCATTTGGCGCAAATGTTATTGTTGCAGAGCGCAAAGGTGTTGCATGTCGTGATGGTCGTACGCCTTTTGAAGACGTCATTAAAACAGCCGATATAATCAGCGTACACTGCCCTCTAACAGATGAAACACGTGATTTAATTGCACTTAATGAGCTTAAAATGATGAAGCCAAGCGCTATAATTATTAATACAGCACGTGGTGGAATTATTAACGAATCCGACTTAGCTACAGCGCTTGAGCAAAACCTAATTGCTGGAGCCGGTGTTGATGTACTAACTAAAGAACCAGCTGAGCTTTCAAACCCACTTGCTAATTACAAAGGTAATAACCTTTTACTTACTCCACATATAGCATGGGCAAGCACCGAATCTATTGTGCGTTTAATTAATGAAGTAAGTTTAAATATTGCTGCATTTAATAAAGGCGAATCACGTAACCGCTTGGTGTAG
- a CDS encoding DUF3192 domain-containing protein produces MKKSLLAAALIAPFLTGCVIAVSDGEAETHWAGKNSSSWQAQHKNNREVISELKMDSSYQSVLTQLKTPNFTELLKKDDDVYQVLFYVTHSKHSDSKTTKDECTPLVFKNDKLVGIGETALGMITQ; encoded by the coding sequence ATGAAAAAATCACTTTTAGCAGCCGCTTTAATCGCTCCATTTTTAACAGGCTGTGTTATTGCCGTATCAGATGGTGAAGCTGAGACTCATTGGGCTGGTAAGAATTCATCTAGCTGGCAAGCACAACATAAAAATAATCGTGAAGTTATATCAGAGCTAAAAATGGATAGCAGTTACCAATCTGTTTTAACGCAATTAAAAACGCCTAATTTCACAGAGCTATTAAAAAAAGATGACGATGTATACCAAGTACTTTTTTATGTAACTCATAGCAAGCATTCAGATTCTAAAACAACGAAAGATGAATGTACGCCACTTGTATTTAAAAATGATAAGTTAGTGGGCATTGGTGAAACCGCTTTAGGTATGATCACGCAGTAA
- a CDS encoding diguanylate cyclase, whose translation MSKRAKVLIVDDDPINRLVLEKTLKVEHDVFLVESGEKALTFVKTAQVDLIILDVIMPGIDGYEVLVQLKENPITQSIPVIFISANRSHDDEAKGLELGAMDYITKPFSPSIVRVRVRNQLLIKQKNDLLEMLASIDGLTEIPNRRYLDENLAREWRRSKRSGTPLSVLLMDIDHFKRYNDCYGHRAGDECLKDVAQALAAQCERGSDFIARYGGEEFAAVLPGMNRHEAMEFANKLRNAVNALNIEHKGSLNADHITISIGIATTQSGKVYAEQALLEEADLGLYAAKDAGRDRIVAL comes from the coding sequence ATGTCGAAAAGAGCTAAAGTACTTATTGTAGATGATGATCCAATCAACAGATTAGTACTTGAAAAAACACTTAAAGTAGAACACGACGTATTCTTAGTTGAAAGTGGTGAAAAAGCACTGACCTTTGTAAAAACTGCGCAAGTTGATTTAATTATCCTTGATGTGATTATGCCAGGAATTGACGGCTATGAAGTGCTTGTGCAACTTAAAGAAAATCCGATAACTCAATCGATCCCCGTTATATTTATATCAGCTAATCGTAGCCATGACGACGAAGCTAAGGGCCTAGAGCTCGGTGCTATGGATTATATCACCAAGCCATTTAGCCCTTCTATTGTGCGTGTTAGGGTTCGTAACCAATTACTTATAAAGCAAAAAAATGATCTGCTAGAGATGCTAGCCTCAATCGACGGCTTAACTGAAATCCCAAATAGACGCTACCTAGACGAAAACTTAGCTCGTGAATGGCGCCGAAGTAAACGCAGTGGAACCCCGCTATCGGTGTTACTTATGGATATAGACCACTTTAAGCGTTACAACGATTGCTACGGACATCGTGCTGGCGATGAATGTTTAAAGGATGTTGCACAAGCACTCGCAGCTCAATGTGAACGTGGTAGTGACTTTATAGCTCGTTATGGTGGTGAAGAATTTGCAGCTGTATTACCTGGAATGAATAGGCATGAAGCTATGGAGTTTGCTAACAAATTACGCAATGCTGTAAATGCTTTGAATATAGAACATAAAGGCTCATTAAATGCAGACCACATCACTATTAGTATAGGTATTGCCACTACTCAAAGTGGTAAAGTGTATGCTGAGCAAGCGTTATTAGAAGAGGCCGATTTAGGCCTATATGCCGCTAAAGATGCAGGGCGAGATAGAATAGTTGCGCTCTAA
- a CDS encoding PAS domain-containing hybrid sensor histidine kinase/response regulator, giving the protein MAGSTLNFLPLKHYYRSLFIALLVPLIVAFLLCLHLYNIKLERAVEKREADFTNVSAQVTHGMESVSNLLTTMFSLYEQTTYPKINQSLLEGINQYDGYYYRHFSEQGTEIVGKGEFALSAKELMQWQQAITLGPSFNTTLALMQSLSAVAYVDNNGFAYVSRRNKSQSLMLTEILNGKFKPKFSPNKLTSSPIVKVNDKSYFAIGRQRSTGSADYIILIYDVQAISGWLKKVSPNSGEYVFMNQSHQVIASSKQLIEQATALKNYWPDLAQHHSKKTVLTSDSNYFMQPMDELPIHAAFYEHKPQLISPIKYEILLEFAFLTLFLSIMFGVFFWLSQRIFIKPMTHLMSYLESNGTQQEVQLDYKVPLSWQPWFSKVKRVFTKNKQLVDSLQSANKALDDQVQLQSEKLSRSYEAKERHLALLNTMLNSVPDLIYFKNIDGSFLGCNKAFEAYIGKDQTALVGKYVDDLGDNDQQINALEKQVLQNRNSVEQRIETDKKTYQLTIAPFYNEHQHLLGTMGIGRDITEQQQALLALKASESKFRSAIEFAANCVVLLSLEHTILQVNKAARKQFFEQPVLVGEQLKALFDDTQWQQIKSTLAQLLDDKKRVYHLTLAQGRLTSWLQLSVSLVWDENRDPAYYVIHIQDVSALTKSKLDAERATLAKSRFIANLSHEIRTPLNAVLGLLDMLIEQGLTQKQLQQTDQAKHAAQSLLLMLNRMLDFARIESSQTDLKQASFSMVELVDICESLTAPLCEGKGIEFVIDIDPLIAPDLICDSIRLQQILGNLLTNAVKFTKTGSITLKMELIESDSLEQQHICFKVIDTGMGIDEADQRRLFDAFTQGDESSTRIHHGVGLGLAIVKHAVSLMGGEIALKSKKGHGCEFYFSVSFLVDTTKNTMLPTNTLAILSDQSKELKQVTNAYTELANINLDEVLKYPIKLSNTQQIIIDAADLPALLNVEAINDSLSAKETSVIIINHQHTLNLPTSEHLAAHHVKASALGQRLFSLNSQQQPKASTNAVIYNTAETKVDISGLLVLAIDDNQLNLEIISSVLRQANVSVVTALSASIGMELLQVLKPDLILMDVQMPQIDGCQATALIRQQFDAKQLPIFALTAHCEPADIERSLKCGMNKHLTKPVVAKVLIDAIADLNLVKPSFFEKSFALTQFSMDEKLLNTMIGKFANLCETQLLQIEETTNKDDLVRLVHSIKGVAGNLGFRRLSHCALLCERTLKTTNKPVEITLKELIMQLEQVIVFIKGVGARDVEKS; this is encoded by the coding sequence ATGGCAGGCAGTACATTGAATTTTTTACCTCTGAAGCATTATTATCGTTCATTATTTATTGCGCTTTTAGTGCCATTGATTGTCGCTTTTTTACTGTGCTTGCACTTATATAATATAAAGCTTGAGCGGGCGGTTGAAAAACGCGAAGCCGATTTTACGAATGTTTCAGCACAGGTTACTCACGGGATGGAGTCGGTGAGTAATCTACTCACCACCATGTTTAGCTTATACGAACAAACGACCTATCCAAAAATAAACCAAAGCTTACTCGAGGGCATAAATCAATATGATGGTTACTATTACCGTCACTTTAGTGAGCAAGGCACTGAAATTGTAGGTAAGGGGGAGTTTGCGTTATCTGCTAAGGAATTAATGCAGTGGCAGCAGGCTATTACATTAGGGCCTTCGTTTAATACAACGCTTGCATTAATGCAGTCGTTGTCTGCTGTAGCATATGTTGATAATAATGGCTTTGCTTATGTAAGCAGGCGCAATAAAAGCCAAAGTTTAATGCTTACTGAAATTCTAAATGGAAAATTCAAGCCAAAATTTTCACCAAACAAACTTACTTCAAGTCCCATTGTTAAAGTGAATGATAAATCGTATTTTGCTATTGGCCGACAACGAAGCACTGGGTCAGCCGATTACATTATTTTGATTTATGATGTTCAGGCAATTTCTGGGTGGTTAAAAAAGGTTTCACCGAACAGTGGTGAATACGTTTTTATGAACCAATCACATCAAGTTATCGCCAGCTCTAAACAGTTAATAGAGCAAGCAACAGCATTAAAAAATTATTGGCCTGATTTGGCCCAGCACCATAGTAAAAAAACAGTCTTAACTAGTGATAGTAATTACTTTATGCAGCCAATGGATGAGTTACCTATTCACGCAGCATTTTACGAGCACAAACCCCAACTAATCAGCCCAATTAAGTATGAAATACTATTAGAGTTTGCATTTTTAACGCTATTTTTAAGTATTATGTTTGGTGTGTTTTTTTGGTTAAGTCAGCGCATTTTTATTAAGCCAATGACTCACTTAATGTCGTACCTAGAGAGTAACGGTACACAGCAAGAAGTGCAGCTCGATTATAAAGTACCGCTGAGCTGGCAGCCTTGGTTTTCTAAAGTGAAGCGTGTATTTACTAAAAACAAACAGTTAGTTGATTCATTACAAAGTGCAAATAAAGCTCTGGACGACCAGGTTCAGTTGCAATCAGAAAAACTAAGCCGCAGTTACGAAGCAAAAGAGCGCCACTTGGCTTTGCTCAACACTATGCTAAACAGTGTGCCAGATCTTATTTATTTTAAAAATATTGATGGATCATTCTTAGGATGCAATAAAGCATTTGAGGCGTACATCGGTAAAGATCAAACTGCATTAGTCGGTAAATATGTAGATGATTTAGGTGATAACGATCAACAAATAAATGCGCTTGAAAAACAAGTATTACAAAATAGAAACAGTGTTGAACAGCGAATAGAAACCGATAAAAAAACGTATCAACTTACTATTGCACCTTTTTATAACGAGCACCAACATCTGTTGGGGACTATGGGTATTGGTCGCGATATTACCGAACAGCAACAAGCATTATTGGCCTTAAAAGCATCAGAATCTAAATTTAGAAGTGCGATTGAATTTGCGGCTAACTGTGTGGTTTTACTCTCGCTTGAGCACACAATATTACAAGTAAATAAAGCGGCAAGAAAGCAGTTTTTTGAACAGCCAGTACTGGTTGGTGAGCAGTTAAAAGCATTGTTTGACGATACTCAATGGCAGCAAATAAAAAGCACTTTAGCGCAATTGCTAGATGACAAAAAACGCGTATACCACTTAACGCTTGCTCAAGGGCGCTTAACAAGTTGGTTGCAACTGAGTGTATCGCTTGTATGGGATGAAAACCGCGACCCAGCTTATTATGTTATTCACATTCAGGATGTGAGTGCATTAACTAAATCAAAACTAGATGCCGAACGAGCAACCCTTGCTAAAAGTCGCTTTATAGCCAATTTAAGTCATGAAATACGCACTCCTCTTAATGCTGTTTTAGGGCTGCTCGATATGCTTATTGAGCAAGGATTAACGCAAAAGCAATTACAACAAACGGATCAAGCTAAGCATGCAGCACAAAGCTTGTTGCTAATGCTCAATAGAATGCTTGATTTTGCACGCATAGAAAGTTCGCAAACCGATTTAAAACAAGCATCTTTTAGCATGGTTGAGCTGGTGGATATCTGCGAAAGTTTAACGGCTCCATTGTGCGAAGGAAAAGGTATTGAATTTGTTATTGATATTGACCCGTTAATAGCGCCTGATTTGATATGCGACAGTATTCGCTTACAGCAAATATTAGGTAATTTATTAACAAATGCTGTTAAGTTTACAAAAACAGGTTCTATCACTTTAAAAATGGAACTTATTGAAAGCGATAGCCTAGAGCAACAGCATATTTGCTTTAAAGTAATTGATACCGGTATGGGCATAGATGAAGCCGATCAGAGGCGTTTATTTGACGCCTTTACGCAAGGTGATGAGTCTTCAACACGTATACATCATGGTGTTGGGTTAGGTTTAGCGATTGTTAAACATGCGGTGTCATTAATGGGAGGGGAGATTGCTTTAAAGAGTAAAAAAGGTCATGGCTGTGAGTTTTACTTCAGCGTTAGTTTTTTGGTTGATACCACTAAAAATACGATGTTACCGACTAATACATTGGCTATTTTATCGGATCAAAGTAAAGAGCTTAAGCAAGTAACAAATGCTTATACAGAGCTTGCTAATATTAATTTAGATGAAGTACTCAAATACCCAATTAAGCTCTCTAATACTCAGCAAATAATAATCGATGCGGCCGATTTACCTGCACTTTTAAATGTTGAAGCAATTAATGATTCGTTATCAGCTAAAGAAACATCGGTAATTATTATTAATCATCAGCACACACTTAATTTACCAACAAGTGAGCATTTAGCTGCGCATCACGTTAAAGCCTCTGCATTGGGACAAAGGCTATTTAGCTTGAACTCTCAGCAACAGCCTAAAGCTAGTACCAATGCCGTAATATATAATACTGCTGAAACTAAAGTTGATATATCGGGTCTACTTGTATTAGCCATTGATGATAATCAACTTAATTTAGAAATAATTAGCAGTGTATTACGTCAAGCAAACGTAAGTGTTGTTACCGCTTTAAGCGCATCTATCGGCATGGAATTATTGCAAGTTTTAAAGCCTGACTTAATATTGATGGATGTGCAAATGCCGCAAATAGATGGCTGCCAAGCTACGGCATTAATTCGTCAACAGTTTGACGCAAAGCAACTGCCTATTTTTGCTTTAACGGCTCATTGTGAACCCGCTGATATTGAACGTTCTTTAAAGTGCGGTATGAATAAGCATTTAACTAAACCGGTTGTTGCTAAGGTACTTATTGATGCAATTGCCGATTTAAACTTAGTTAAACCAAGCTTTTTTGAAAAATCATTCGCATTAACGCAGTTTAGTATGGATGAAAAGCTCCTCAATACAATGATTGGTAAATTTGCTAATTTATGCGAAACCCAGCTATTGCAAATAGAAGAAACAACCAATAAGGATGATTTGGTACGCTTAGTGCATAGTATAAAAGGTGTAGCAGGTAATTTAGGCTTTAGACGATTGTCTCACTGCGCTTTATTGTGTGAAAGAACACTTAAAACAACTAACAAGCCTGTTGAAATAACACTGAAAGAGCTTATTATGCAGTTAGAACAGGTAATTGTTTTTATAAAAGGGGTAGGGGCTAGGGATGTCGAAAAGAGCTAA
- a CDS encoding PhoH family protein — MEKASNLESKMYVLDTNVLLHEPLAYLSFQEHDVVIPMTVLEELDHIKDRKHDVSRDARVAIRGLDEVLKNATPEQMLQGVALPSNKKAKASSAGTLIIVNDHLFADSISGLPGNENDHRIINCAVYLQKQHSDSKVILVTKDINMRLKAKGAGLKYVEDYRTDQLIDDISLLTSGYKKIEGDFWDHVGECNTQQHGRDTLHHVPKNLIPDVFCNEYLLDGGDQFAARVKSYDDEHITLKDIGVERLMHQQAWGVKPKNIYQGMALDALLDTSIELVILTGPAGCGKTLLALASALEMVIEKGIYDKVIVTRNTPEIAESIGFLPGTEEEKMAPWLAAITDTLEVLHKGDENPISSRNYIMEKANVQFKSVNFMRGRSIQNAVVILDESQNLTASQLKTIITRCGEGTKLICTGNLAQIDSNYLTPVTSGLTYIVERFKNFEGSATINLNGVVRSRLASFAEENL; from the coding sequence ATGGAAAAAGCTTCGAACCTTGAAAGTAAAATGTATGTGCTAGATACCAACGTACTACTTCACGAACCCCTCGCTTATTTGTCTTTTCAAGAACATGACGTTGTAATTCCGATGACAGTGCTTGAAGAGCTTGACCACATAAAAGACAGAAAACACGACGTAAGCCGCGATGCGCGCGTCGCTATTCGTGGATTAGATGAAGTACTTAAAAATGCAACGCCTGAACAAATGCTACAAGGCGTGGCGCTGCCGAGTAACAAAAAGGCAAAAGCGAGCTCCGCAGGTACCCTCATTATTGTAAACGACCATTTATTTGCCGACTCCATTTCTGGTTTGCCGGGTAACGAAAACGACCATCGTATTATTAATTGCGCTGTGTATTTACAAAAGCAGCACAGTGATTCAAAAGTTATATTAGTAACAAAAGACATAAACATGCGTTTAAAGGCCAAAGGCGCAGGGCTTAAATATGTTGAGGATTACCGTACCGATCAACTTATTGACGATATCAGCTTACTCACTAGTGGTTATAAAAAAATTGAAGGTGATTTTTGGGACCATGTAGGGGAATGTAATACGCAGCAACACGGACGAGATACGCTTCATCATGTGCCTAAAAACTTAATACCTGATGTATTTTGTAATGAATATTTACTTGATGGAGGGGATCAGTTTGCGGCGCGTGTTAAATCGTACGATGACGAGCACATAACGCTAAAAGATATTGGTGTTGAGCGTTTAATGCATCAACAAGCATGGGGCGTTAAGCCCAAAAATATTTATCAGGGAATGGCGCTTGATGCGCTGCTAGATACAAGTATTGAACTTGTTATTTTAACAGGACCAGCAGGGTGCGGTAAAACCTTGTTAGCACTTGCCAGCGCTCTTGAAATGGTCATCGAAAAAGGTATTTACGATAAAGTAATAGTCACTCGTAATACCCCAGAAATAGCAGAGTCCATTGGCTTTTTACCCGGCACTGAAGAGGAAAAAATGGCGCCGTGGCTTGCAGCCATTACCGATACGCTGGAGGTATTGCACAAAGGCGACGAAAATCCGATATCAAGCCGAAACTACATTATGGAGAAGGCTAATGTTCAGTTTAAATCGGTTAACTTTATGCGTGGGCGTAGCATACAAAATGCGGTGGTAATTTTAGATGAGAGCCAAAATTTAACGGCATCTCAACTTAAAACGATTATTACCCGCTGCGGCGAAGGTACTAAATTAATTTGTACGGGTAACTTGGCGCAAATAGATAGTAACTATTTAACGCCAGTAACATCGGGCTTAACGTACATAGTAGAGCGCTTTAAAAACTTTGAAGGCAGCGCAACTATAAACCTCAACGGTGTTGTACGTAGTCGCTTAGCGTCATTTGCAGAAGAAAATTTATAA